In Euwallacea fornicatus isolate EFF26 chromosome 31, ASM4011564v1, whole genome shotgun sequence, the following proteins share a genomic window:
- the lig gene encoding protein lingerer isoform X2 translates to MSSAGRTTSKGGKGVKADKSHKTDGGKSGGEKVHNKENAMKTEELGIKDKVKQLMDLTCRSEDEVCLALHESNNDMNMAINLLYEEMQTGEWETKDKKKKKRQASAGKDKKPEEGTGGSSDWDDSVPPPPPGNNSGGGDVKDWKERGGGRRNNRSGGPGGPPRRWREDGAGRGGDRRGNGRGTTRGGGRGRGGGRIGGRYPPRGSRGGAGRDYNKQPIDTWDNSNSNTWDNNTATTTVTNHTPAGDDWDDFHTDEWSTEEYTGSLVETKVFTPSVQPLPENALNSSSQGLDQSLSGSSQHQDNSYSQSLNQSYNQTVPQQQSPVPPMVGTLTAAQTQYFSQLSQQNSDALGKQYGNTAYQTQPNTYDTKTNVQQVYNSSSPAYPASSQGYSNASQQSYSNAAQPYNSSTAQQGTYGNAATQGAYGNQSAQSYNNAVSQSYGNAQQSYGNAPAANNYGGNFQSGATAYVSGQEVQQQPQRTKTQRARVPPPSKIPASAVEMPGDLNSSITYLDVQFGAMDLIDGSFDSNSGNDAKYGTENRSTTGLDNSRSTPTSGIELDSSGQRSGTDYSASVPASKNGAQSSISSALTQGLTNSDSIPQASSEHLNYSNASSGRNTSQQSTGASASVPQVTTASGVDLSKQSTESHSYNSQTTAYNSYQPKGNSYSSSAYGSTPTTASSYVNPSAASYVNNQTNSYASGVQNPSTVANSYGNSYSSTGIAAQAYQSATSYPTGAQQSYAASAQNASAYGASSGLSNNPNYTSTSNQYNSYNSTTGSAGHKLGKENSYENTTGVAATSTANSGVPASSGATLSLSQPTISSSKTTTALAKNSTGVMSNIPPGVPPVMSTPYIMGQMPYFQQPVYSYEEMQLLQQRLPHMTTPYYDMGYQTPTTVRDPTAAALGGYGAATADARFQAAAGRAGDGTTSPVPAASQQQQQQQGPILAAAAGTPQPYFFTAFNTIPAPPPNYAQFGTMYTQLPAVTNAHGSSANSQYGPKPATYGSAGYGAYEALGQSAAAAQDYAKSGYAVGTAAAVAHQAAQKGQNSTGGASATNDISAMYGKSHAALGKVNSYEKQGFHSGTPPPFTGTLSQSGGLPPSGAGYPSQVYIPTMAMHQHQPMHQDSGNSSGQRAQGSNQAKGGSKQGGYGASYWNQN, encoded by the exons ATGAGTTCGGCTGGTCGAACCACTTCTAAGGGTGGTAAGGGGGTGAAAGCTGATAAATCTCACAAAACAGATGGAG GTAAAAGTGGTGGAGAGAAGGTACACAACAAAGAGAACGCCATGAAAACAGAAGAATTGGGTATTAAAGACAAAGTGAAACAGCTTATGGATTTGACATGTCGCTCTGAAGATGAAGTGTGTTTGGCCCTTCATGAGAGCAACAATGACATGAATATGGctataaatttactttatgaGGAAATGCAAact GGCGAGTGGGAAACGaaagataaaaagaaaaagaaacgcCAGGCCTCCGCGGGCAAAGATAAAAAGCCGGAAGAGGGCACAGGAGGCTCTAGTGACTGGGATGACAGTGTGCCGCCGCCTCCTCCGGGGAACAACAGTGGTGGTGGAGATGTGAAGGATTGGAAG GAACGTGGTGGCGGGCGTCGGAACAATAGATCGGGTGGGCCGGGAGGTCCGCCACGACGCTGGCGTGAAGATGGCGCCGGTCGAGGAGGTGACCGAAGGGGCAACGGCCGTGGTACCACCAGAGGCGGTGGCCGAGGCCGCGGAGGAGGCAGAATCGGAGGGCG GTATCCACCCAGGGGTTCTCGCGGTGGGGCGGGTAGAGACTACAATAAACAACCCATTGATACCTGGGACAATTCCAATTCGAACACTTGGGACAACAACACTGCAACCACAACGGTCACCAACCACACTCCGGCCGGAGACGACTGGGACGACTTTCACACGGACGAGTGGTCGACCGAGGAGTATACTGGGAGCCTCGTGGAGACCAAAGTTTTCACTCCCAGTGTCCAGCCATTGCCGGAAAATGCGTTGAATTCTAGCAGTCAAGGACTGGACCAGAGTCTCAGCGGTTCATCGCAGCATCAAGACAACTCTTACAG CCAATCGCTGAACCAGAGCTACAATCAAACGGTGCCACAACAGCAGAGCCCGGTTCCGCCGATGGTCGGGACATTAACGGCAGCGCAGACTCAGTACTTTTCGCAACTGTCGCAACAGAACAGCGATGCCCTTGGCAAGCAGTATGGCAACACTGCGTATCAGACGCAACCTAACACCTATGATACTAAAACTAATGTGCAACAG GTCTACAACAGTTCGTCTCCAGCCTACCCCGCCTCCTCGCAAGGCTACAGCAACGCCTCTCAGCAGTCGTACAGCAATGCAGCGCAGCCCTACAATTCATCGACGGCACAACAGGGCACGTACGGCAATGCAGCAACGCAAGGCGCGTACGGCAATCAATCGGCGCAATCGTACAACAACGCAGTTTCGCAGAGTTACGGGAATGCACAGCAGAGTTACGGAAACGCCCCCGCAGCGAATAACTACGGTGGGAATTTCCAGAGCGGGGCGACGGCTTACGTATCGGGACAAGAAGTGCAACAGCAGCCGCAGAGGACGAAGACGCAACGGGCTCGGGTGCCGCCACCGTCGAAG ATTCCTGCCAGCGCGGTTGAAATGCCGGGTGATCTAAACAGCAGTATTACCTATCTTGACGTACAGTTTGGAGCGATGGATCTCATTGACGGTTCCTTTGATTCTAATTCCGGCAACGACGCCAAGTACGGAACTGAGAACAGAAG TACAACGGGTTTGGACAATTCGCGGTCGACCCCTACCAGCGGGATTGAGCTAGACTCCTCAGGGCAGCGCTCTGGGACAGATTATAGTGCTTCCGTCCCAGCGAGCAAAAATGGGGCGCAAAGCAGTATTAGCTCTGCCTTGACACAGGGC CTAACAAACTCAGACAGCATTCCACAAGCCTCCTCGGAGCATTTGAACTACAGCAACGCGAGCTCTGGTAGGAACACGTCGCAACAGAGCACTGGCGCGAGCGCGTCTGTGCCGCAAGTGACTACTGCCTCCGGCGTCGATTTAAGCAAACAGTCGACGGAAAGCCACTCGTACAACTCGCAGACAACCGCCTACAACTCGTACCAACCGAAGGGGAACAGTTACAGCTCGTCCGCTTATGGGTCCACACCGACTACAGCCAGTTCCTACGTCAATCCTTCGGCGGCCAGTTACGTCAATAATCAG ACCAATTCCTATGCGTCGGGGGTCCAAAACCCGTCCACGGTTGCTAACTCGTACGGCAACTCCTACTCGTCGACAGGGATCGCAGCTCAAGCTTACCAAAGTGCCACTTCCTACCCCACGGGCGCGCAGCAGAGCTACGCGGCCTCCGCTCAAAATGCGTCTGCATATGGCGCCAGTAGCGGCCTGAGCAACAATCCCAATTACACGTCGACAAGCAACCAGTATAACAGCTACAACTCGACGACGGGTAGCGCAGGACACAAATTAGGCAAAGAAAACTCTTACGAAAACACTACGGGAGTTGCGGCTACCAGTACAGCGAACAGTGGCGTACCGGCGTCCAGTGGGGCCACGCTATCGTTGAGTCAGCCGACAATTAGCAGTAGTAAAACTACGACCGCGTTGG CTAAGAACTCAACCGGCGTGATGTCCAACATCCCGCCAGGTGTGCCTCCAGTAATGAGCACGCCTTATATCATGGGCCAAATGCCCTATTTCCAGCAGCCAGTTTACTCTTACGAGGAGATGCAGCTATTACAGCAAAGATTGCCACACATG ACCACACCTTACTACGACATGGGTTACCAGACGCCGACGACGGTGCGGGATCCTACGGCAGCCGCGTTGGGCGGTTACGGGGCGGCCACGGCCGACGCCCGCTTTCAAGCGGCAGCAGGACGGGCGGGCGACGGCACCACGTCGCCGGTGCCCGCCGCCTCCCAGCAGCAGCAACAACAGCAGGGGCCCATTTTGGCGGCAGCAGCGGGTACGCCGCAGCCCTACTTTTTCACCGCTTTCAACACGATACCGGCGCCGCCTCCGAATTACGCTCAGTTCGGGACGATGTACACG CAATTGCCTGCGGTGACGAATGCGCACGGCTCCAGCGCCAACAGTCAGTACGGTCCAAAACCGGCAACTTACGGCTCGGCCGGGTACGGGGCATACGAGGCGTTGGGTCAGTCGGCAGCCGCTGCACAGGACTACGCCAAGAGCGGCTATGCAGTGGGTACAGCTGCGGCGGTAGCGCACCAGGCCGCCCAAAAAGGACAAAATTCGACGGGCGGAGCGTCGGCGACAAATGACATCAGCGCCATGTACGGCAAGTCGCACGCGGCTCTCGGCAAAGTTAAC TCGTACGAGAAACAAGGCTTTCACTCGGGCACGCCACCCCCCTTCACAGGAACCCTAAGTCAGAGCGGGGGACTGCCTCCCAGCGGCGCCGGCTACCCCTCACAAGTTTATATTCCTACGATGGCCATGCATCAGCATCAGCCTATGCACCAG GATTCGGGTAATTCGAGTGGTCAGCGTGCGCAGGGATCAAACCAGGCCAAGGGCGGCTCAAAACAGGGGGGCTATGGCGCCTCTTATTGGAATCAGAACTAA
- the lig gene encoding protein lingerer isoform X1 codes for MSSAGRTTSKGGKGVKADKSHKTDGGKSGGEKVHNKENAMKTEELGIKDKVKQLMDLTCRSEDEVCLALHESNNDMNMAINLLYEEMQTGEWETKDKKKKKRQASAGKDKKPEEGTGGSSDWDDSVPPPPPGNNSGGGDVKDWKERGGGRRNNRSGGPGGPPRRWREDGAGRGGDRRGNGRGTTRGGGRGRGGGRIGGRYPPRGSRGGAGRDYNKQPIDTWDNSNSNTWDNNTATTTVTNHTPAGDDWDDFHTDEWSTEEYTGSLVETKVFTPSVQPLPENALNSSSQGLDQSLSGSSQHQDNSYSQSLNQSYNQTVPQQQSPVPPMVGTLTAAQTQYFSQLSQQNSDALGKQYGNTAYQTQPNTYDTKTNVQQVYNSSSPAYPASSQGYSNASQQSYSNAAQPYNSSTAQQGTYGNAATQGAYGNQSAQSYNNAVSQSYGNAQQSYGNAPAANNYGGNFQSGATAYVSGQEVQQQPQRTKTQRARVPPPSKIPASAVEMPGDLNSSITYLDVQFGAMDLIDGSFDSNSGNDAKYGTENRSTTGLDNSRSTPTSGIELDSSGQRSGTDYSASVPASKNGAQSSISSALTQGLTNSDSIPQASSEHLNYSNASSGRNTSQQSTGASASVPQVTTASGVDLSKQSTESHSYNSQTTAYNSYQPKGNSYSSSAYGSTPTTASSYVNPSAASYVNNQTNSYASGVQNPSTVANSYGNSYSSTGIAAQAYQSATSYPTGAQQSYAASAQNASAYGASSGLSNNPNYTSTSNQYNSYNSTTGSAGHKLGKENSYENTTGVAATSTANSGVPASSGATLSLSQPTISSSKTTTALAKNSTGVMSNIPPGVPPVMSTPYIMGQMPYFQQPVYSYEEMQLLQQRLPHMTTPYYDMGYQTPTTVRDPTAAALGGYGAATADARFQAAAGRAGDGTTSPVPAASQQQQQQQGPILAAAAGTPQPYFFTAFNTIPAPPPNYAQFGTMYTQLPAVTNAHGSSANSQYGPKPATYGSAGYGAYEALGQSAAAAQDYAKSGYAVGTAAAVAHQAAQKGQNSTGGASATNDISAMYGKSHAALGKVNSYEKQGFHSGTPPPFTGTLSQSGGLPPSGAGYPSQVYIPTMAMHQHQPMHQMDVRHQSRRADSGNSSGQRAQGSNQAKGGSKQGGYGASYWNQN; via the exons ATGAGTTCGGCTGGTCGAACCACTTCTAAGGGTGGTAAGGGGGTGAAAGCTGATAAATCTCACAAAACAGATGGAG GTAAAAGTGGTGGAGAGAAGGTACACAACAAAGAGAACGCCATGAAAACAGAAGAATTGGGTATTAAAGACAAAGTGAAACAGCTTATGGATTTGACATGTCGCTCTGAAGATGAAGTGTGTTTGGCCCTTCATGAGAGCAACAATGACATGAATATGGctataaatttactttatgaGGAAATGCAAact GGCGAGTGGGAAACGaaagataaaaagaaaaagaaacgcCAGGCCTCCGCGGGCAAAGATAAAAAGCCGGAAGAGGGCACAGGAGGCTCTAGTGACTGGGATGACAGTGTGCCGCCGCCTCCTCCGGGGAACAACAGTGGTGGTGGAGATGTGAAGGATTGGAAG GAACGTGGTGGCGGGCGTCGGAACAATAGATCGGGTGGGCCGGGAGGTCCGCCACGACGCTGGCGTGAAGATGGCGCCGGTCGAGGAGGTGACCGAAGGGGCAACGGCCGTGGTACCACCAGAGGCGGTGGCCGAGGCCGCGGAGGAGGCAGAATCGGAGGGCG GTATCCACCCAGGGGTTCTCGCGGTGGGGCGGGTAGAGACTACAATAAACAACCCATTGATACCTGGGACAATTCCAATTCGAACACTTGGGACAACAACACTGCAACCACAACGGTCACCAACCACACTCCGGCCGGAGACGACTGGGACGACTTTCACACGGACGAGTGGTCGACCGAGGAGTATACTGGGAGCCTCGTGGAGACCAAAGTTTTCACTCCCAGTGTCCAGCCATTGCCGGAAAATGCGTTGAATTCTAGCAGTCAAGGACTGGACCAGAGTCTCAGCGGTTCATCGCAGCATCAAGACAACTCTTACAG CCAATCGCTGAACCAGAGCTACAATCAAACGGTGCCACAACAGCAGAGCCCGGTTCCGCCGATGGTCGGGACATTAACGGCAGCGCAGACTCAGTACTTTTCGCAACTGTCGCAACAGAACAGCGATGCCCTTGGCAAGCAGTATGGCAACACTGCGTATCAGACGCAACCTAACACCTATGATACTAAAACTAATGTGCAACAG GTCTACAACAGTTCGTCTCCAGCCTACCCCGCCTCCTCGCAAGGCTACAGCAACGCCTCTCAGCAGTCGTACAGCAATGCAGCGCAGCCCTACAATTCATCGACGGCACAACAGGGCACGTACGGCAATGCAGCAACGCAAGGCGCGTACGGCAATCAATCGGCGCAATCGTACAACAACGCAGTTTCGCAGAGTTACGGGAATGCACAGCAGAGTTACGGAAACGCCCCCGCAGCGAATAACTACGGTGGGAATTTCCAGAGCGGGGCGACGGCTTACGTATCGGGACAAGAAGTGCAACAGCAGCCGCAGAGGACGAAGACGCAACGGGCTCGGGTGCCGCCACCGTCGAAG ATTCCTGCCAGCGCGGTTGAAATGCCGGGTGATCTAAACAGCAGTATTACCTATCTTGACGTACAGTTTGGAGCGATGGATCTCATTGACGGTTCCTTTGATTCTAATTCCGGCAACGACGCCAAGTACGGAACTGAGAACAGAAG TACAACGGGTTTGGACAATTCGCGGTCGACCCCTACCAGCGGGATTGAGCTAGACTCCTCAGGGCAGCGCTCTGGGACAGATTATAGTGCTTCCGTCCCAGCGAGCAAAAATGGGGCGCAAAGCAGTATTAGCTCTGCCTTGACACAGGGC CTAACAAACTCAGACAGCATTCCACAAGCCTCCTCGGAGCATTTGAACTACAGCAACGCGAGCTCTGGTAGGAACACGTCGCAACAGAGCACTGGCGCGAGCGCGTCTGTGCCGCAAGTGACTACTGCCTCCGGCGTCGATTTAAGCAAACAGTCGACGGAAAGCCACTCGTACAACTCGCAGACAACCGCCTACAACTCGTACCAACCGAAGGGGAACAGTTACAGCTCGTCCGCTTATGGGTCCACACCGACTACAGCCAGTTCCTACGTCAATCCTTCGGCGGCCAGTTACGTCAATAATCAG ACCAATTCCTATGCGTCGGGGGTCCAAAACCCGTCCACGGTTGCTAACTCGTACGGCAACTCCTACTCGTCGACAGGGATCGCAGCTCAAGCTTACCAAAGTGCCACTTCCTACCCCACGGGCGCGCAGCAGAGCTACGCGGCCTCCGCTCAAAATGCGTCTGCATATGGCGCCAGTAGCGGCCTGAGCAACAATCCCAATTACACGTCGACAAGCAACCAGTATAACAGCTACAACTCGACGACGGGTAGCGCAGGACACAAATTAGGCAAAGAAAACTCTTACGAAAACACTACGGGAGTTGCGGCTACCAGTACAGCGAACAGTGGCGTACCGGCGTCCAGTGGGGCCACGCTATCGTTGAGTCAGCCGACAATTAGCAGTAGTAAAACTACGACCGCGTTGG CTAAGAACTCAACCGGCGTGATGTCCAACATCCCGCCAGGTGTGCCTCCAGTAATGAGCACGCCTTATATCATGGGCCAAATGCCCTATTTCCAGCAGCCAGTTTACTCTTACGAGGAGATGCAGCTATTACAGCAAAGATTGCCACACATG ACCACACCTTACTACGACATGGGTTACCAGACGCCGACGACGGTGCGGGATCCTACGGCAGCCGCGTTGGGCGGTTACGGGGCGGCCACGGCCGACGCCCGCTTTCAAGCGGCAGCAGGACGGGCGGGCGACGGCACCACGTCGCCGGTGCCCGCCGCCTCCCAGCAGCAGCAACAACAGCAGGGGCCCATTTTGGCGGCAGCAGCGGGTACGCCGCAGCCCTACTTTTTCACCGCTTTCAACACGATACCGGCGCCGCCTCCGAATTACGCTCAGTTCGGGACGATGTACACG CAATTGCCTGCGGTGACGAATGCGCACGGCTCCAGCGCCAACAGTCAGTACGGTCCAAAACCGGCAACTTACGGCTCGGCCGGGTACGGGGCATACGAGGCGTTGGGTCAGTCGGCAGCCGCTGCACAGGACTACGCCAAGAGCGGCTATGCAGTGGGTACAGCTGCGGCGGTAGCGCACCAGGCCGCCCAAAAAGGACAAAATTCGACGGGCGGAGCGTCGGCGACAAATGACATCAGCGCCATGTACGGCAAGTCGCACGCGGCTCTCGGCAAAGTTAAC TCGTACGAGAAACAAGGCTTTCACTCGGGCACGCCACCCCCCTTCACAGGAACCCTAAGTCAGAGCGGGGGACTGCCTCCCAGCGGCGCCGGCTACCCCTCACAAGTTTATATTCCTACGATGGCCATGCATCAGCATCAGCCTATGCACCAG ATGGATGTGCGGCACCAAAGCAGACGCGCG GATTCGGGTAATTCGAGTGGTCAGCGTGCGCAGGGATCAAACCAGGCCAAGGGCGGCTCAAAACAGGGGGGCTATGGCGCCTCTTATTGGAATCAGAACTAA
- the lig gene encoding protein lingerer isoform X3, with protein MSSAGRTTSKGGKGVKADKSHKTDGGKSGGEKVHNKENAMKTEELGIKDKVKQLMDLTCRSEDEVCLALHESNNDMNMAINLLYEEMQTGEWETKDKKKKKRQASAGKDKKPEEGTGGSSDWDDSVPPPPPGNNSGGGDVKDWKERGGGRRNNRSGGPGGPPRRWREDGAGRGGDRRGNGRGTTRGGGRGRGGGRIGGRYPPRGSRGGAGRDYNKQPIDTWDNSNSNTWDNNTATTTVTNHTPAGDDWDDFHTDEWSTEEYTGSLVETKVFTPSVQPLPENALNSSSQGLDQSLSGSSQHQDNSYSQSLNQSYNQTVPQQQSPVPPMVGTLTAAQTQYFSQLSQQNSDALGKQYGNTAYQTQPNTYDTKTNVQQVYNSSSPAYPASSQGYSNASQQSYSNAAQPYNSSTAQQGTYGNAATQGAYGNQSAQSYNNAVSQSYGNAQQSYGNAPAANNYGGNFQSGATAYVSGQEVQQQPQRTKTQRARVPPPSKIPASAVEMPGDLNSSITYLDVQFGAMDLIDGSFDSNSGNDAKYGTENRSTTGLDNSRSTPTSGIELDSSGQRSGTDYSASVPASKNGAQSSISSALTQGLTNSDSIPQASSEHLNYSNASSGRNTSQQSTGASASVPQVTTASGVDLSKQSTESHSYNSQTTAYNSYQPKGNSYSSSAYGSTPTTASSYVNPSAASYVNNQTNSYASGVQNPSTVANSYGNSYSSTGIAAQAYQSATSYPTGAQQSYAASAQNASAYGASSGLSNNPNYTSTSNQYNSYNSTTGSAGHKLGKENSYENTTGVAATSTANSGVPASSGATLSLSQPTISSSKTTTALAKNSTGVMSNIPPGVPPVMSTPYIMGQMPYFQQPVYSYEEMQLLQQRLPHMTPTTVRDPTAAALGGYGAATADARFQAAAGRAGDGTTSPVPAASQQQQQQQGPILAAAAGTPQPYFFTAFNTIPAPPPNYAQFGTMYTQLPAVTNAHGSSANSQYGPKPATYGSAGYGAYEALGQSAAAAQDYAKSGYAVGTAAAVAHQAAQKGQNSTGGASATNDISAMYGKSHAALGKVNSYEKQGFHSGTPPPFTGTLSQSGGLPPSGAGYPSQVYIPTMAMHQHQPMHQMDVRHQSRRADSGNSSGQRAQGSNQAKGGSKQGGYGASYWNQN; from the exons ATGAGTTCGGCTGGTCGAACCACTTCTAAGGGTGGTAAGGGGGTGAAAGCTGATAAATCTCACAAAACAGATGGAG GTAAAAGTGGTGGAGAGAAGGTACACAACAAAGAGAACGCCATGAAAACAGAAGAATTGGGTATTAAAGACAAAGTGAAACAGCTTATGGATTTGACATGTCGCTCTGAAGATGAAGTGTGTTTGGCCCTTCATGAGAGCAACAATGACATGAATATGGctataaatttactttatgaGGAAATGCAAact GGCGAGTGGGAAACGaaagataaaaagaaaaagaaacgcCAGGCCTCCGCGGGCAAAGATAAAAAGCCGGAAGAGGGCACAGGAGGCTCTAGTGACTGGGATGACAGTGTGCCGCCGCCTCCTCCGGGGAACAACAGTGGTGGTGGAGATGTGAAGGATTGGAAG GAACGTGGTGGCGGGCGTCGGAACAATAGATCGGGTGGGCCGGGAGGTCCGCCACGACGCTGGCGTGAAGATGGCGCCGGTCGAGGAGGTGACCGAAGGGGCAACGGCCGTGGTACCACCAGAGGCGGTGGCCGAGGCCGCGGAGGAGGCAGAATCGGAGGGCG GTATCCACCCAGGGGTTCTCGCGGTGGGGCGGGTAGAGACTACAATAAACAACCCATTGATACCTGGGACAATTCCAATTCGAACACTTGGGACAACAACACTGCAACCACAACGGTCACCAACCACACTCCGGCCGGAGACGACTGGGACGACTTTCACACGGACGAGTGGTCGACCGAGGAGTATACTGGGAGCCTCGTGGAGACCAAAGTTTTCACTCCCAGTGTCCAGCCATTGCCGGAAAATGCGTTGAATTCTAGCAGTCAAGGACTGGACCAGAGTCTCAGCGGTTCATCGCAGCATCAAGACAACTCTTACAG CCAATCGCTGAACCAGAGCTACAATCAAACGGTGCCACAACAGCAGAGCCCGGTTCCGCCGATGGTCGGGACATTAACGGCAGCGCAGACTCAGTACTTTTCGCAACTGTCGCAACAGAACAGCGATGCCCTTGGCAAGCAGTATGGCAACACTGCGTATCAGACGCAACCTAACACCTATGATACTAAAACTAATGTGCAACAG GTCTACAACAGTTCGTCTCCAGCCTACCCCGCCTCCTCGCAAGGCTACAGCAACGCCTCTCAGCAGTCGTACAGCAATGCAGCGCAGCCCTACAATTCATCGACGGCACAACAGGGCACGTACGGCAATGCAGCAACGCAAGGCGCGTACGGCAATCAATCGGCGCAATCGTACAACAACGCAGTTTCGCAGAGTTACGGGAATGCACAGCAGAGTTACGGAAACGCCCCCGCAGCGAATAACTACGGTGGGAATTTCCAGAGCGGGGCGACGGCTTACGTATCGGGACAAGAAGTGCAACAGCAGCCGCAGAGGACGAAGACGCAACGGGCTCGGGTGCCGCCACCGTCGAAG ATTCCTGCCAGCGCGGTTGAAATGCCGGGTGATCTAAACAGCAGTATTACCTATCTTGACGTACAGTTTGGAGCGATGGATCTCATTGACGGTTCCTTTGATTCTAATTCCGGCAACGACGCCAAGTACGGAACTGAGAACAGAAG TACAACGGGTTTGGACAATTCGCGGTCGACCCCTACCAGCGGGATTGAGCTAGACTCCTCAGGGCAGCGCTCTGGGACAGATTATAGTGCTTCCGTCCCAGCGAGCAAAAATGGGGCGCAAAGCAGTATTAGCTCTGCCTTGACACAGGGC CTAACAAACTCAGACAGCATTCCACAAGCCTCCTCGGAGCATTTGAACTACAGCAACGCGAGCTCTGGTAGGAACACGTCGCAACAGAGCACTGGCGCGAGCGCGTCTGTGCCGCAAGTGACTACTGCCTCCGGCGTCGATTTAAGCAAACAGTCGACGGAAAGCCACTCGTACAACTCGCAGACAACCGCCTACAACTCGTACCAACCGAAGGGGAACAGTTACAGCTCGTCCGCTTATGGGTCCACACCGACTACAGCCAGTTCCTACGTCAATCCTTCGGCGGCCAGTTACGTCAATAATCAG ACCAATTCCTATGCGTCGGGGGTCCAAAACCCGTCCACGGTTGCTAACTCGTACGGCAACTCCTACTCGTCGACAGGGATCGCAGCTCAAGCTTACCAAAGTGCCACTTCCTACCCCACGGGCGCGCAGCAGAGCTACGCGGCCTCCGCTCAAAATGCGTCTGCATATGGCGCCAGTAGCGGCCTGAGCAACAATCCCAATTACACGTCGACAAGCAACCAGTATAACAGCTACAACTCGACGACGGGTAGCGCAGGACACAAATTAGGCAAAGAAAACTCTTACGAAAACACTACGGGAGTTGCGGCTACCAGTACAGCGAACAGTGGCGTACCGGCGTCCAGTGGGGCCACGCTATCGTTGAGTCAGCCGACAATTAGCAGTAGTAAAACTACGACCGCGTTGG CTAAGAACTCAACCGGCGTGATGTCCAACATCCCGCCAGGTGTGCCTCCAGTAATGAGCACGCCTTATATCATGGGCCAAATGCCCTATTTCCAGCAGCCAGTTTACTCTTACGAGGAGATGCAGCTATTACAGCAAAGATTGCCACACATG ACGCCGACGACGGTGCGGGATCCTACGGCAGCCGCGTTGGGCGGTTACGGGGCGGCCACGGCCGACGCCCGCTTTCAAGCGGCAGCAGGACGGGCGGGCGACGGCACCACGTCGCCGGTGCCCGCCGCCTCCCAGCAGCAGCAACAACAGCAGGGGCCCATTTTGGCGGCAGCAGCGGGTACGCCGCAGCCCTACTTTTTCACCGCTTTCAACACGATACCGGCGCCGCCTCCGAATTACGCTCAGTTCGGGACGATGTACACG CAATTGCCTGCGGTGACGAATGCGCACGGCTCCAGCGCCAACAGTCAGTACGGTCCAAAACCGGCAACTTACGGCTCGGCCGGGTACGGGGCATACGAGGCGTTGGGTCAGTCGGCAGCCGCTGCACAGGACTACGCCAAGAGCGGCTATGCAGTGGGTACAGCTGCGGCGGTAGCGCACCAGGCCGCCCAAAAAGGACAAAATTCGACGGGCGGAGCGTCGGCGACAAATGACATCAGCGCCATGTACGGCAAGTCGCACGCGGCTCTCGGCAAAGTTAAC TCGTACGAGAAACAAGGCTTTCACTCGGGCACGCCACCCCCCTTCACAGGAACCCTAAGTCAGAGCGGGGGACTGCCTCCCAGCGGCGCCGGCTACCCCTCACAAGTTTATATTCCTACGATGGCCATGCATCAGCATCAGCCTATGCACCAG ATGGATGTGCGGCACCAAAGCAGACGCGCG GATTCGGGTAATTCGAGTGGTCAGCGTGCGCAGGGATCAAACCAGGCCAAGGGCGGCTCAAAACAGGGGGGCTATGGCGCCTCTTATTGGAATCAGAACTAA
- the mRpS16 gene encoding small ribosomal subunit protein bS16m encodes MFPPASGLGIYSKTSPKVIRLLLQGCTNRPFYHIVLAINRAHQSRPVIEQLGSYDPMPNQHNEQLVALNFERIQYWIGNGAEVSQAVKQLLGLSGFYPVHPTSFMHAWRNRQKLAEEKKCQNVADSQSDSVSQ; translated from the exons atgTTTCCTCCTGCCAGCGGCTTAGGAATTTATAGTAAAACTTCCCCGAAAGTAATCCGACTACTTCTACAGGGTTGTACAAACAGACCTTTTTACCATATAGTACTTGCAATT AATAGAGCCCACCAAAGTAGGCCTGTAATCGAGCAACTAGGCTCTTATGACCCAATGCCTAATCAACACAATGAACAATTGGtagcattaaattttgaacgaaTACAATACTGGATAGGAAACGGTGCTGAAGTATCGCAAGCAGTGAAACAGTTGTTAGGCCTCTCAGGGTTTTACCCAGTGCATCCTACGAGCTTTATGCATGCATGGAGAAATAGACAGAAATTAGCTGAGGAAAAGAAATGTCAAAATGTAGCAGATAGTCAATCAGATAGTGTTAGCCAGTAG